A single region of the Fusarium fujikuroi IMI 58289 draft genome, chromosome FFUJ_chr05 genome encodes:
- a CDS encoding putative protein BET3 encodes MAANKASRVGEEIWKTRIDKVNAELVTLTYGTIVAQLCKDYESDYAEVNKQLDKMGYNIGLRLIEDYLAKSNTMKRCANFRETAEMISRVGFKIFLNITPQVMNWTSENDQFSLVFEENPLADFVELPDDGRAQDQLWYSNILCGVLRGALEMVQMQVEAHFVSDVLRGNDSTEMRVSLIRYIDDELPPEDD; translated from the exons ATGGCGGCCAACAAAGCGTCCCGCGTGGGCGAGGA AATCTGGAA AACTCGAATCGACAAAGTCAACGCTGAGCTCGTCACTTTGACCTACGGAACTATCGTCGCACAGCTATGCAAGGACTACGAGAGCGACTATGCCGAGGTGAACAAGCAGCTCGACAAGATGGGTTACAACATTGGCCTGCGACTTATTGAAGACTACCTCGCCAAATCCAACACCATGAAGCGATGCGCCAACTTCCGCGAGACGGCAGAAATGATCTCCAGG GTTGGATTCAAGATATTCCTCAACATTACGCCCCAAGTGATGAATTGGACAAGCGAAAATGACCAGTTCTCACTGGTATTCGAAGAGAATCCCTTGGCCGACTTCGTCGAGCTCCCCGACGATGGTCGAGCGCAAGATCAACTTTGGTACTCCAACATTCTGTGTGGAGTGCTACGAGGAGCTCTGGAGATGGTGCAAATGCAAGTTGAAGCTCACTTCGTCAGTGACGTGTTGCGGGGCAATGACAGCACAGAGATGAGGGTATCGCTAATTCGATACATCGACGATGAACTGCCCCCCGAGGATGACTAA